The window TCGCGGCGATGGCCGCGTGGTTATCGGCATGGTCGGTGCGTTTACGGGGCAGAAAGGGCACGAGGTGCTTGTGCGCGCCATGGCGGAAATGCAGTCCATGAGCGGATTGCCCCCGTGGGAAGTGCGCATGATCGGTTCGGGAGAGTTGTTCAATTCCGTTGCCGCGCTTGCGGGCGAGTTGGGCGTGGACTCCCGTCTGGCCATGCTGGGCTGGCAGGACAGCCGTGAATTTTTGCCGGACTTCGATTTGCTTGCCGTTCCTTCGGTGGATGGCGAGGGGTCTTCCGGCACCGTCAAGGAAGGCTGGTGCGTCGGACTGCCAGTCGTCTGTTCCGACTTGCCGTCGAATCTTGAGCTTGTCAGGGATAATGAGAATGGCCTGGTTTTCCCGAACCGTGACCACGGGGCGCTGGCGAAATGTCTGCATAAGCTCATGACGGATCACGTGCTGGCGGATAAACTGGTCCGTAACGGGCAGGAGTCTGCTGCGGAATTCTCCGACAGGCGCATGGCGGAAGCCTACATGGCCTTGTACAGGCAATTGTAGCGGAGAGCGCTCTTTCCGCCCGCTGTGCCTGTTGAACGGTACGCATTTTTCAAGGCCGGTACCGTTTGGTA is drawn from Desulfovibrio mangrovi and contains these coding sequences:
- a CDS encoding glycosyltransferase family 4 protein; amino-acid sequence: MHILLLDLGREMRGGQWQVYYLARALAAAGGFSPIIAAPAKAPLLRHAEELEGVRLLPLSGNREWDPRNLHAIRGLVHKEGVRILHSHCAKSAALAAMCKKLWSDRVVVVHSRRVSYPLKNGWRGSKYLRADAVVGVSQEISDVLIASGMPAEKVHTIHSGIDCCRYTSRRSRGDGRVVIGMVGAFTGQKGHEVLVRAMAEMQSMSGLPPWEVRMIGSGELFNSVAALAGELGVDSRLAMLGWQDSREFLPDFDLLAVPSVDGEGSSGTVKEGWCVGLPVVCSDLPSNLELVRDNENGLVFPNRDHGALAKCLHKLMTDHVLADKLVRNGQESAAEFSDRRMAEAYMALYRQL